From bacterium:
ACGACAAGTCCGAGCTATAAATTGCATCTGTATGGGACCTCGAACAATGCGGCTGACGTTTATTCGGAAACCGATGCCGCAAGGGTGGTCAAACATTGGTTTGTGAATGCCGGCCGCAGTTGGTCGGTAGGTCAATTGGGAACGACGGCGGCACCGAATTATCAATTTAGGATTACAGACGAAACGGTTGCGCAAGCGAGGTTGGCGATAAATACCGATGGCAACGTCGGCATCGGGACGACGACACCATCGGCGAAACTCGAAGTTGCAGACGGCGACGCTTTAATCTATGGTATCACCGTAGGGAGAGGTTCTGGAGCTTTTTTGGCAAATACCGCCGTCGGATATAGTGCGCTTAGGGTCAACACAACAGGAGACAACAATACAGCCGTAGGATGGGGTTCGCTTTATACCAACACAACAGGAGAGTGGAATACAGCCGTGGGATGGGGTTCGCTTTTTAAAAATACCAGCGGAAAGTGGAATACCGCTACCGGTGTTATCGCTCTTGATAATAACACTTCTGGAAGTTACAATACTGCTTATGGAGTGAGTGCGCTTATGTCCAACACCACAGGGCAATACAACTCTGCTTTTGGATATGCCGCTTATCAAGGCGGAACTTATTCCTATTCGACAGCCATTGGTGCGATAGTCTCTATAACCGCAAGCAATCAGGTGAGAATTGGATGGAATGCCACGAGCATAGGAGGACCGCAAAACTGGACAAATACCTCCGATGGAAGATTTAAAATCGATGTAGAAGAATCGGTACCGGGTTTAGCTTTTATTACCAAATTACGTCCGGTAACTTATCATTTTGACCCCGATGCCTTTGCGAAATTTGTAAAATTACCGGATAGCTTGCGAATAAAAGAGTGCGAACAGTTACAATCTTCTATGTTGCGAACAGGATTTATTGCACAGGAAGTTGAATCTGTCGCATTTGAACTTGGTTACGATTTCAGCGGCGTCGATGCTCCCAAAAACGAGAACGACTACTACGGCCTTCGCTATGCCGAGTTCGTCATGCCGCTGGTGAAAGCGGTGCAGGAACAACAAGATATGATCGAATCGCAGAATAAAATTATCGAACAGCTTATGCAACGCATCGAAGTGCTGGAGAATAAATAGATTACGAAATTATGATCGAACAGATTCAAAATATCAACCGTCATTGCGAGGAGCATAGCGACGTGGCAATCTCCTCGAAATGCAATGAGATTGCGACGCTCCTTACAGTCGGCACGCGCCGACTGGCGGTCGCTCGCAATGACAGCGCATCCGGCGGCAACAAAATTTCCGTAGGGGCGTATTGCATACGCCCGTCCGACGGCGGAAACGGTAGAACAGGCATTCTTGCCTGTTCGGCGTGGACAGACAGGGATGTCCGTCCTACCGGATTGTTAGGAGAGATGCAATGAAAGATAAATTCCAAATACTCGTGTGGCAAGAGCCGCCGTATTTTATCGCGAAGTGCCTCGATCTGAGCATTGCCAGCCAGGGCAAAACGCGCGAAGAAGCGCTGGAGCGCCTTAAGGAAGCAGTCGAATATTTTCTCGAAGATAACCCGGAACCGGTCGAATTGCATGAATACGAACTTGGTCAGATAGGCATCGGTGTCTAAACTTTATTCGGCAGGAAAGATAGTCAAAGCGCTGTTGAGAGCCGGATGTTGCTATGTCGGTCAACGAGGGAGCCATATTAAGATGCGTCGAAAAGTCGGCAATAAGATTCGCACTATAATTGTC
This genomic window contains:
- a CDS encoding type II toxin-antitoxin system HicB family antitoxin: MKDKFQILVWQEPPYFIAKCLDLSIASQGKTREEALERLKEAVEYFLEDNPEPVELHEYELGQIGIGV
- a CDS encoding type II toxin-antitoxin system HicA family toxin gives rise to the protein MSKLYSAGKIVKALLRAGCCYVGQRGSHIKMRRKVGNKIRTIIVPNDKEVAHGTFNALLEQAGMTIEEFRSYLR
- a CDS encoding tail fiber domain-containing protein; translation: TTSPSYKLHLYGTSNNAADVYSETDAARVVKHWFVNAGRSWSVGQLGTTAAPNYQFRITDETVAQARLAINTDGNVGIGTTTPSAKLEVADGDALIYGITVGRGSGAFLANTAVGYSALRVNTTGDNNTAVGWGSLYTNTTGEWNTAVGWGSLFKNTSGKWNTATGVIALDNNTSGSYNTAYGVSALMSNTTGQYNSAFGYAAYQGGTYSYSTAIGAIVSITASNQVRIGWNATSIGGPQNWTNTSDGRFKIDVEESVPGLAFITKLRPVTYHFDPDAFAKFVKLPDSLRIKECEQLQSSMLRTGFIAQEVESVAFELGYDFSGVDAPKNENDYYGLRYAEFVMPLVKAVQEQQDMIESQNKIIEQLMQRIEVLENK